DNA sequence from the Raphanus sativus cultivar WK10039 unplaced genomic scaffold, ASM80110v3 Scaffold2253, whole genome shotgun sequence genome:
AGGTCAAACTTAATTGATTCGTTACCGGTGGGCTCTTCTCCTCCCCGAGTGCATGTTTCCGTAAAAccttaataaatttttatttgttctgGGTGGGCGAGGAGAAACCAAGAGAAAATCTCGTGACCCTGTTCTCTCCAGAGCGCACAATCTCTCCTTTCCTCGTTCTTCTTCCTCCCATCAATCGATGTAATACAACCCTTGTTTCGAGCTTCTCGTAGGGCCTAGTGGATATTAAGTTTTGCCACCTACAGCGATCGACTGATCGAGGAAGGGAAGGAAGGGAGCAGGAGATCTCGATTCCCCCATGCACGTACGTAGGCCTCTCTCATGTTCCCCATTTCTTATTCAATTCCTTTATTTCCCTCTGTTTCGTTTTAATACACAACTCTGTTCTGGGTTTTTGTCGTTTCGTAtaaaacttttgatttttttataatctatGTTTTGATTAATCATCATTAGGGTTCGGAATCGAGGTACAATGCAAATGAATCATCCTATCTCAAAGCTAGCTCTGGTGTGGTTAACACTTCTCGGCTCAGGTttgtatagagagagagagagactcgattgattgattgattgattgattgattcccTACTTCACAACACTTGGTTCCTCATTTGTGTCTTTGATGTCATTGTCTATCAGTTCTTGTCTCCTCCTTTGCGGAGCTCGAGTTTGGTCATTGTGAGAGAGTTGTGAAGAGATGGGCAGATACTTCTACTTCTGGTGAAGAAGATCCTAACAAAGACAAACGCTCGCTTAAGGATCTGCTCTTCTTTCTCCATGTTCCTCGAACTGGAGGCGGAACTTATTTCCACTGGTGAATCTCTCGTTCTCTATCTCTCTTACCAAaagtgtttatttatttattgagttaatttgaaaaataatttgtttaattttgttgttCCTGCTTGTTGAAGTTTCTTGAGGAAGTTGTA
Encoded proteins:
- the LOC130505413 gene encoding protein-tyrosine sulfotransferase-like — encoded protein: MQMNHPISKLALVWLTLLGSVLVSSFAELEFGHCERVVKRWADTSTSGEEDPNKDKRSLKDLLFFLHVPRTGGGTYFHCFLRKLYDHAEECPRSYDKLHFDP